One Candidatus Culexarchaeum yellowstonense genomic region harbors:
- a CDS encoding D-aminoacylase produces MEFDILIVGGRVFDGTGNPWFYGDIGVLGDKIAFIGKARGVDAKRVIDASGLAVAPGFIDMHSHSDLELLVDGRAVSKIHQGVTLEVVGNCGSSAAPLNDSLKAHMEKFVLPEYDWQIKLDWSTMGEYFNKLERGGVSLNVASHVGHSTVRACVLGFDNREPTGGELEDMKKLVADAMRDGAVGLSTGLIYPPSCYAKTEEIIELAKVVADYGGIYASHIRGEGETLLEAVREAIRIGREARVPVEISHFKASGRLNWGKVRDAAKIIEEAREMGVDVTADQYPYIASSTSLSALLPEWAHEGGAEKLLERLKNPESLNKIKSHLEMYKRRDPEYWNRIMISYLEKNKQFLGKTISEISSMLGLSPEDTVIKLLLDEETRVSHISFGMCEEDVEYVMRLPWVMVGSDGSAVAPEGVLGKGKPHPRYYGTFPRVLGVYFRERKVISLEQAIRKMTYLPAWRLGLRDRGIIREGAYADIVVFDPKTVIDNATFIDPHKLPSGILHVIVNGVVTIYNGVHTGAKAGRVLRRRSFEGLKTL; encoded by the coding sequence ATGGAGTTTGATATACTTATAGTTGGTGGAAGAGTTTTTGATGGAACTGGTAATCCATGGTTTTATGGGGATATAGGTGTTCTTGGCGATAAGATAGCGTTTATTGGTAAGGCTAGGGGTGTTGATGCAAAGAGGGTTATTGATGCATCTGGATTGGCTGTGGCTCCAGGGTTCATTGATATGCATAGCCATTCCGATCTGGAATTGCTTGTTGATGGTAGAGCTGTAAGTAAGATTCATCAGGGGGTTACATTGGAGGTTGTGGGTAATTGTGGTAGTTCTGCTGCTCCATTAAATGATTCTTTGAAAGCCCATATGGAGAAGTTTGTTTTGCCAGAGTATGATTGGCAGATAAAGTTAGATTGGTCTACAATGGGTGAATACTTCAATAAACTTGAGAGGGGCGGTGTGTCTTTGAATGTTGCTTCCCATGTTGGGCATTCAACTGTTAGAGCATGTGTTTTGGGGTTTGATAATAGGGAGCCAACTGGTGGGGAGCTTGAGGATATGAAGAAGCTTGTTGCTGATGCCATGAGGGATGGAGCTGTTGGTTTGAGTACAGGTTTAATATATCCCCCAAGCTGTTATGCGAAGACTGAGGAGATAATTGAGTTGGCTAAGGTTGTGGCTGATTATGGTGGGATATATGCAAGTCACATTAGAGGTGAAGGTGAAACCCTACTGGAAGCTGTTAGGGAGGCTATACGTATTGGGCGTGAAGCAAGAGTTCCCGTGGAGATAAGTCACTTCAAAGCCAGTGGGAGGCTGAATTGGGGTAAAGTTAGAGATGCTGCAAAAATTATTGAGGAGGCTAGGGAGATGGGCGTGGATGTAACTGCAGACCAATACCCATATATAGCTTCAAGTACAAGTCTCTCAGCACTACTGCCTGAATGGGCTCATGAAGGTGGAGCTGAAAAGCTACTTGAAAGATTAAAGAATCCAGAATCTCTAAATAAGATTAAGAGTCATTTGGAAATGTATAAGCGGAGGGATCCAGAATACTGGAATAGGATAATGATATCATACTTGGAGAAGAATAAACAGTTTCTTGGAAAGACTATTAGTGAAATATCTTCCATGCTGGGCTTATCCCCTGAGGATACCGTGATAAAATTGTTGCTTGATGAGGAGACTAGGGTTTCACATATAAGTTTTGGTATGTGTGAAGAGGATGTTGAGTATGTAATGAGGTTGCCTTGGGTTATGGTGGGATCTGATGGTAGTGCTGTGGCTCCTGAGGGGGTTTTGGGGAAGGGTAAACCCCACCCAAGATATTATGGGACATTCCCAAGAGTTCTCGGAGTTTATTTCCGTGAGAGGAAGGTGATAAGTTTGGAGCAGGCTATAAGGAAGATGACATATCTCCCAGCTTGGAGACTTGGATTGAGAGATCGTGGGATAATACGTGAAGGGGCTTACGCAGATATCGTTGTCTTCGACCCTAAGACCGTGATAGACAACGCCACCTTCATAGATCCACATAAGCTTCCAAGTGGAATACTACACGTAATAGTTAATGGTGTAGTAACAATATATAATGGTGTACATACTGGTGCAAAGGCTGGTAGAGTTCTGAGGAGGCGTAGTTTTGAGGGGTTAAAAACTTTATAA
- a CDS encoding aldolase/citrate lyase family protein, producing MVNRLKEKLMRGETTYGIWITTSSTDIAEALSMLDFDWMLIDMEHAPLTIGDVHRIMQVIDEDRVTPIVRVPWNDFVQIKQVLDVGAMGIMVPWINNRRQAEEAVKAIRYPPRGIRGYGPRRAAKYGLKLKEYLENVEKDLMLIAQIETREAYENINEIIMVDGVDALFIGPYDLATSLGHIGNPQHREVQEVINGILKTCTERGKPIGIYSSIEYAEKHMDMGFKMIALGSEINALISLFNRELAKLKGNTVRK from the coding sequence ATGGTTAATAGGTTAAAGGAGAAGTTGATGAGGGGAGAGACGACATACGGTATTTGGATAACGACAAGCTCCACAGACATAGCGGAAGCGTTGTCCATGCTTGATTTCGATTGGATGCTCATAGATATGGAGCATGCACCACTAACCATTGGCGATGTCCATAGAATTATGCAAGTGATAGATGAGGATAGGGTGACACCTATAGTTAGAGTTCCATGGAATGATTTCGTACAGATAAAGCAAGTTTTAGATGTGGGTGCCATGGGGATTATGGTTCCATGGATAAATAATAGGAGACAAGCTGAGGAAGCTGTAAAGGCTATAAGGTATCCTCCAAGGGGGATTAGGGGATATGGCCCAAGAAGAGCTGCAAAATATGGATTGAAGCTTAAGGAGTATTTGGAGAATGTGGAGAAGGACTTAATGCTAATTGCACAAATAGAGACTAGGGAAGCCTATGAAAACATTAATGAGATAATTATGGTTGATGGTGTAGATGCACTATTCATAGGCCCATACGATCTAGCAACATCACTTGGACACATAGGAAACCCACAACACAGAGAAGTTCAAGAAGTAATTAATGGAATTCTAAAGACATGTACTGAAAGGGGTAAACCAATAGGAATATACAGCTCAATAGAATATGCTGAAAAACATATGGATATGGGATTTAAAATGATAGCCTTGGGAAGCGAAATAAATGCATTGATCTCATTATTCAATAGGGAACTTGCAAAACTAAAGGGCAATACCGTGAGAAAATAA
- a CDS encoding serine hydroxymethyltransferase — protein MDAFEAYGKVFSLLEEHHKFFSTSIPLVASENVTSYAVREALLSDFGHRYAEGWPGERVYAGCKYIDQVELLTLDLMKDLFDAEFVDVRPISGVTANLAVYSAFTDPGDSMICLSIPNGGHISHGKREIGGTAGLVHGLKVEYFPFDEEEMNIDVDKTEKKIEKLVKEGVKLKLAMFGGSVFLFPHPVKELSDFMKSMGMIVAYDAAHVAGLIAGKCFQDPLREGADVVTMSTHKTLPGPQRGAILSWNKYADIIKKAVFPGVTSNHHLHTLAGLCVALCEMKAFGRDYATQIIRNSKALAQALWDEGFKVVAEKKGFTESHMMLIDVSDYGGGLHVEKLLEDANIIVNRNLLPWDIRMGRHFTNPGGIRIGTSEITRLGMKENDMIEIASFVKRVVIDREDPKTVAKEVAEFRRNFSEIKYCFESAKDAYAYIRIR, from the coding sequence ATGGATGCTTTTGAAGCGTATGGTAAGGTGTTCTCGTTATTGGAGGAGCATCATAAGTTCTTTTCTACAAGCATACCTCTAGTGGCCAGTGAGAATGTTACCAGTTATGCTGTTAGGGAAGCTTTGCTTTCTGATTTTGGTCATAGGTATGCTGAGGGTTGGCCTGGTGAGAGGGTTTATGCTGGTTGTAAGTATATTGATCAAGTGGAGCTATTAACCCTAGACTTGATGAAGGATTTGTTTGATGCAGAATTCGTTGATGTTAGACCAATATCCGGTGTAACTGCTAATTTAGCAGTTTATTCCGCCTTTACAGATCCTGGGGATAGCATGATCTGTTTATCCATACCCAATGGAGGTCACATTAGTCATGGTAAGAGGGAGATTGGTGGAACTGCTGGGCTTGTTCATGGTTTAAAAGTGGAATACTTCCCATTTGATGAGGAGGAAATGAATATTGATGTTGATAAAACTGAGAAGAAGATTGAGAAGCTAGTTAAGGAGGGAGTTAAACTTAAATTGGCAATGTTTGGTGGAAGTGTATTCCTATTTCCGCATCCAGTGAAGGAGTTAAGTGATTTCATGAAATCCATGGGTATGATCGTGGCTTATGATGCTGCACATGTAGCTGGACTAATAGCGGGCAAATGTTTTCAAGATCCCTTGAGGGAAGGTGCAGATGTAGTTACAATGAGCACACATAAAACTCTTCCAGGTCCTCAAAGGGGTGCGATACTTTCATGGAATAAGTATGCTGATATTATAAAGAAGGCAGTTTTCCCAGGAGTTACAAGTAATCATCATCTACATACGTTAGCTGGATTGTGCGTAGCTTTATGTGAAATGAAGGCCTTCGGCAGGGATTATGCGACTCAAATAATAAGGAATTCTAAAGCTCTTGCCCAAGCATTATGGGATGAGGGGTTTAAGGTTGTGGCTGAGAAGAAGGGATTCACGGAATCCCATATGATGCTAATAGATGTTTCCGATTATGGTGGGGGATTGCATGTTGAGAAATTATTGGAGGATGCAAACATAATAGTTAATCGAAATTTACTTCCATGGGATATTAGGATGGGGAGGCACTTCACAAATCCTGGTGGCATACGTATAGGTACGAGTGAGATAACTAGACTCGGCATGAAGGAGAATGATATGATTGAAATAGCTTCATTTGTGAAAAGAGTTGTCATCGATCGTGAAGATCCTAAAACCGTAGCTAAAGAAGTTGCTGAATTTAGGAGAAACTTTAGCGAAATAAAGTATTGCTTTGAGAGTGCAAAGGATGCTTACGCTTACATACGTATAAGGTGA
- a CDS encoding ribonuclease Z → MKNSWQGEDWSLKVLYSKAGVATQILVSTNECDLLVDVGDGVLRDLLENKYDFNKLEAIAITHGHYDHMGGLWSILGFLRMLGRRKDLTIISPKGCSEVRTVVHDFLGIYEKTMPYKVILREVMDGEEVNVGGMSIQAFQVIHRGSIRHAGILEPIPAVGYSIKYGSQRIVISGDTGYCENIVKYAEGADLAVIEATSSTGIPEVHLSIDEAMEIGKKAKEYILVHKRD, encoded by the coding sequence TTGAAGAATTCGTGGCAAGGTGAAGACTGGAGTTTGAAAGTTTTATACTCTAAAGCTGGAGTGGCCACTCAGATACTGGTATCCACAAATGAATGCGACCTATTGGTAGATGTTGGTGATGGTGTCTTAAGAGATTTACTTGAAAACAAATACGACTTCAATAAGTTAGAGGCTATAGCCATAACACACGGCCATTACGATCACATGGGTGGATTATGGAGTATACTTGGATTCCTCAGAATGCTTGGAAGGAGGAAGGATTTAACCATAATTTCACCAAAAGGTTGCAGTGAAGTAAGAACTGTTGTCCATGATTTTCTAGGGATATATGAGAAGACAATGCCATATAAGGTGATTTTAAGAGAGGTCATGGATGGAGAAGAGGTAAATGTTGGGGGTATGAGCATCCAGGCATTTCAAGTGATACATAGGGGGTCCATTAGGCATGCTGGAATTTTAGAGCCAATACCAGCAGTGGGATACTCGATAAAATATGGAAGTCAAAGGATAGTTATAAGTGGTGATACGGGATACTGTGAAAACATAGTGAAATACGCTGAAGGAGCAGACCTAGCGGTAATTGAAGCCACAAGTTCAACTGGAATCCCGGAAGTCCATTTATCCATAGATGAGGCTATGGAAATTGGGAAGAAAGCAAAGGAGTACATTCTCGTACATAAAAGAGATTGA
- the mgtA gene encoding magnesium-translocating P-type ATPase translates to MPENYRNNGGNEEEGLSAPSISIDEILLLPADEVLQRLGTSMNGLSPSEVEKRLNIYGYNELEKRKKSRVIIEFLSHFKNPLVIILLFATLISGLTGEMSSAIIIVFIILMSTTLDFYQEHKAEKAAEKLRERVAITATVIRNGAKSEVKTSELVPGDIILLSAGDIVPADARVISAKDLFVDQSALTGESYPVEKNGEPLKTYSPDIIDWSNYLFMGTSIVSGSATAVVVRTGTSTEYGKIARELTLKGREVEFERGVRYFGYMIMELTFLLTIFVFFINAFYKRDVVESLLFAVSLAVGLTPELLPMIISINLSKGAILMSKHGVIVKKLVSIQDFGSMDILCTDKTGTLTENKVKLILYINIDGEDDEKVLLYSYLNSYYQTGLKSPLDNSILSYREIDVKGYRKIDEIPFDSIRKRLSIILENNGRILMITKGAPEEIMKICTKYEIKNSIMEMTDEVRGRIEQKYLELSEKGFRVLGVAYKQIDYEKKAYSAEDEKEMIFLGFIAFIDPPKETARESIKLLREAGIEIKILTGDNELVTKNVCRYLGLEIKGVVTGKEIAQMSDEALSRVVEEANLFCRLTPVQKERIIKALRDNGHVVGFLGDGINDAPPIKAADVGISVDNAVDVAKEAADIILLKNDLTVLYRGVMEGRKTFGNTMKYIMMGISSNFGNMLSVAIGSIFLPFLPMLPIQILLNNLLYDISQTALPTDNVDPEYIEKPKRWSMKFIRAFMLHLGPVSSLFDFITFFTMLFIFKASEALFQTAWFMESLTSQTLVIFSIRTKRPFWKSNPSRYLLINNLAIVAIALILPLTPIGGYFKFVQPPPQFYMALAVILLTYISLAEAIKRVFYKRYDKYLEQFQYRRRIAKMYYENIQKITQNLIATICLHEEKEIPINTLIEELEDELGEQVDQKQVYRALRHLKNEGLISVSWVDGKVKRGDKMKEYVNKMVKRRLNEVAVNWKTARDVLMKRYSKINQEYMDIIKQLSKIEHK, encoded by the coding sequence ATGCCAGAGAATTACAGAAATAATGGTGGAAATGAGGAGGAGGGGCTTAGCGCACCCTCCATAAGCATTGATGAAATACTACTCCTGCCTGCAGACGAAGTCCTTCAACGTCTAGGAACCTCAATGAATGGCCTCAGCCCCAGTGAAGTTGAGAAACGTTTAAACATTTATGGATATAATGAATTGGAAAAGAGGAAGAAGAGCAGAGTCATAATAGAATTCCTATCACACTTCAAAAATCCACTAGTAATAATATTGCTATTTGCAACGTTAATATCTGGATTGACTGGAGAGATGAGCAGTGCAATTATAATAGTCTTCATAATACTCATGAGTACAACCCTAGACTTCTATCAGGAACACAAAGCTGAAAAAGCCGCTGAGAAACTTAGGGAAAGAGTTGCAATAACAGCCACCGTCATTAGAAATGGAGCGAAAAGCGAAGTGAAAACGTCAGAGCTAGTTCCAGGAGACATAATCCTACTTTCAGCTGGAGACATAGTTCCAGCAGATGCTAGGGTAATAAGTGCAAAGGACCTATTCGTAGATCAATCAGCATTAACTGGAGAATCTTATCCCGTGGAGAAGAATGGGGAGCCATTAAAAACATACAGCCCAGACATAATTGACTGGAGCAATTACCTATTCATGGGAACATCAATAGTTAGTGGAAGCGCAACAGCTGTAGTAGTTAGAACCGGAACCAGTACAGAGTATGGGAAAATAGCAAGGGAGCTTACATTAAAGGGGAGAGAAGTGGAGTTTGAGAGGGGAGTAAGATACTTTGGCTACATGATAATGGAATTGACATTCCTACTCACAATATTCGTATTCTTCATAAATGCATTCTACAAACGTGACGTAGTAGAATCACTATTATTCGCAGTTTCACTGGCAGTGGGATTAACACCAGAATTACTTCCAATGATAATAAGCATAAACCTCTCTAAGGGAGCAATACTAATGTCCAAGCATGGGGTAATCGTGAAGAAACTAGTTTCAATACAAGACTTTGGAAGCATGGATATACTATGCACAGATAAAACTGGAACCCTCACAGAAAATAAGGTTAAACTCATACTCTACATAAACATAGACGGGGAAGATGATGAAAAAGTATTACTCTACTCATATCTAAACAGCTACTACCAAACTGGATTGAAAAGCCCACTGGACAATTCGATACTAAGCTATAGGGAGATAGATGTGAAAGGGTATAGGAAAATAGATGAAATACCCTTCGATTCCATCCGTAAACGCCTATCCATAATCTTGGAAAACAATGGGAGAATATTAATGATAACCAAAGGCGCACCAGAAGAGATCATGAAAATATGCACAAAATATGAAATCAAGAATTCAATTATGGAAATGACTGATGAAGTTAGAGGGAGAATTGAGCAGAAATACCTTGAACTAAGTGAAAAGGGGTTTAGAGTATTAGGAGTAGCTTACAAGCAAATTGATTATGAGAAGAAAGCATATTCAGCTGAAGATGAAAAGGAAATGATATTCCTAGGATTCATAGCATTCATAGACCCACCAAAGGAAACTGCAAGGGAATCAATAAAGCTATTGAGGGAAGCTGGTATAGAAATAAAAATACTAACAGGAGACAATGAACTTGTAACGAAAAATGTATGTAGATATCTGGGCCTTGAAATTAAGGGGGTTGTTACAGGTAAAGAGATAGCTCAAATGAGTGATGAAGCATTATCGAGAGTAGTTGAAGAGGCAAATCTATTCTGTAGGTTAACACCAGTACAAAAGGAGAGGATAATTAAAGCCTTAAGGGATAATGGGCACGTGGTTGGATTCCTTGGGGATGGAATAAATGATGCACCACCAATAAAGGCTGCAGATGTAGGGATATCGGTGGATAATGCTGTGGACGTTGCAAAGGAAGCTGCAGACATAATACTGCTGAAGAACGATTTAACAGTACTGTATAGAGGTGTAATGGAAGGTAGGAAGACCTTTGGGAACACCATGAAATACATTATGATGGGGATAAGCTCAAACTTTGGAAATATGCTCAGCGTAGCCATAGGATCAATATTCCTACCATTCCTACCAATGCTACCGATACAGATACTGCTCAACAACCTACTCTACGACATATCCCAAACAGCTTTACCAACAGATAATGTTGACCCAGAATACATAGAGAAACCTAAAAGGTGGAGCATGAAATTCATTAGAGCCTTCATGCTACACCTAGGGCCAGTAAGCTCACTATTCGACTTCATAACATTCTTCACAATGCTATTCATATTCAAAGCTTCAGAAGCACTATTCCAAACAGCATGGTTCATGGAATCACTAACATCACAAACACTAGTAATATTCTCCATAAGAACCAAGAGACCATTCTGGAAGAGTAATCCAAGCAGATACCTACTAATAAACAATTTAGCAATAGTTGCAATAGCACTAATATTGCCATTAACACCCATAGGTGGATACTTCAAATTCGTACAACCACCACCACAATTCTACATGGCATTAGCAGTAATACTGTTAACCTATATATCCCTAGCAGAAGCAATAAAGAGGGTATTCTATAAGAGGTATGATAAATACTTAGAACAATTCCAATACCGTAGAAGAATAGCAAAAATGTACTACGAGAATATCCAGAAGATAACTCAAAATCTAATAGCAACAATATGCCTACATGAAGAAAAGGAGATACCAATAAACACACTCATAGAGGAATTAGAAGATGAATTGGGGGAGCAAGTAGATCAAAAACAAGTATACAGAGCATTAAGACACTTGAAAAATGAGGGACTTATATCCGTAAGCTGGGTTGATGGAAAAGTTAAACGTGGAGATAAAATGAAAGAGTATGTTAACAAAATGGTTAAGAGGAGACTAAATGAAGTTGCCGTAAACTGGAAAACGGCAAGGGATGTGCTTATGAAAAGATACTCAAAAATAAACCAGGAATATATGGATATAATAAAACAATTGAGTAAAATTGAACATAAATAA
- a CDS encoding DUF2070 family protein yields MDIKHETIEERAKLVFSLGSMKAAIAIVTVMLTFMWGVNLIYAKDFIKPALFTVSIALMTLSANKSSSFMSVRRSLWASIIIIAPQLIAQVTLMPIGLERYAYTLLYTSMYLAGLVAMIMDNKIAKYMFMASPIIPSIHGGLTTLTALLTAIISILLTKEVIRRIMFIGEDIIKPAAHLLIDRNPKPLEEVLEKLAPEGDVQISTIKGEDITLITANFHPGPLMAGSSNAPAKIMKRLEERGFKPLFLRAASTHSEDIPSQEEVEKVIVGVEKCIEGVEECKCGKLVIRNEGEYEITAQKFGKIVLTTVSGRGFESFEDIPNTTEKRLNEILNAKGMNMKAIVIDRHDSLNPEKQAVKVKPFSKEEDKLIEALLKAVEEAIQRGEEEEVYVGYSSRSIKRGSIGSGGIRAVTIGEAAYISFDSNNMTPELRDAISEIVRSEGYHPIIATTDTHETVGPREAANPVGINFNKKDYDEIIETVKGIIREAKGRSKKMKLMSGTVNVRVKMVGEDVMDNMIKRIEVANYIIPLILMGIIPAQIALLTINI; encoded by the coding sequence TTGGACATAAAACACGAAACTATTGAGGAAAGGGCGAAGCTGGTTTTTTCACTGGGATCCATGAAGGCTGCTATAGCAATAGTTACCGTGATGCTCACATTTATGTGGGGGGTAAACTTAATATATGCAAAAGACTTCATCAAGCCAGCATTATTCACAGTATCAATAGCATTGATGACTTTGTCAGCTAATAAATCGAGTAGCTTCATGAGTGTGAGGAGATCACTTTGGGCATCAATTATAATAATTGCACCACAACTCATAGCTCAAGTGACATTGATGCCAATAGGGCTTGAAAGATATGCGTACACCCTACTATACACATCCATGTACCTAGCGGGACTTGTAGCCATGATAATGGATAACAAGATTGCAAAATATATGTTCATGGCATCGCCAATAATACCATCGATCCATGGGGGATTAACAACGTTAACAGCATTATTAACAGCCATAATATCAATATTACTAACGAAGGAAGTTATCAGGAGAATCATGTTCATAGGTGAAGACATAATAAAACCTGCAGCACACCTACTAATAGATAGAAATCCAAAACCTCTTGAGGAGGTCCTGGAGAAACTAGCGCCGGAGGGGGATGTTCAAATATCAACAATAAAGGGTGAAGATATAACTCTGATAACAGCAAACTTCCATCCAGGACCCCTAATGGCTGGAAGCTCCAATGCACCAGCAAAAATAATGAAGAGACTTGAAGAAAGGGGGTTTAAACCATTATTCTTAAGAGCAGCAAGCACACACTCCGAAGACATACCATCACAAGAAGAAGTGGAGAAGGTTATTGTTGGAGTAGAGAAATGCATAGAAGGAGTTGAAGAATGCAAGTGTGGAAAGCTGGTGATAAGAAATGAGGGTGAATATGAAATAACAGCACAGAAATTTGGCAAAATAGTATTGACAACGGTGAGTGGGAGGGGGTTTGAAAGCTTCGAAGACATACCAAACACCACTGAGAAGAGATTAAATGAAATATTAAATGCAAAGGGTATGAATATGAAAGCAATAGTGATTGATAGACATGACTCACTGAACCCTGAAAAACAAGCCGTCAAGGTGAAGCCATTCTCAAAGGAGGAGGACAAACTAATAGAAGCATTACTAAAAGCAGTTGAAGAAGCCATACAAAGAGGGGAGGAAGAAGAGGTATACGTGGGATACTCAAGTAGAAGCATAAAGAGGGGTAGCATTGGAAGTGGGGGGATAAGAGCTGTGACAATAGGGGAAGCAGCATACATATCCTTCGATTCCAACAATATGACACCAGAACTAAGGGATGCGATAAGCGAAATCGTAAGGAGTGAGGGATACCACCCAATAATAGCCACAACAGATACGCATGAAACCGTTGGACCTAGAGAAGCAGCAAACCCAGTTGGAATAAATTTTAATAAAAAGGATTACGATGAAATAATAGAAACCGTTAAAGGCATTATAAGGGAAGCAAAAGGAAGATCTAAGAAAATGAAGTTGATGAGTGGAACGGTAAATGTGAGGGTGAAGATGGTTGGAGAAGACGTGATGGATAACATGATTAAGAGAATAGAAGTAGCCAACTACATAATTCCACTAATACTCATGGGCATAATACCAGCACAAATAGCGCTACTCACGATAAATATATAA